The following are encoded in a window of Conger conger chromosome 19, fConCon1.1, whole genome shotgun sequence genomic DNA:
- the LOC133118957 gene encoding NLR family CARD domain-containing protein 3-like isoform X2, with amino-acid sequence MNLSEESESEAGALSPARKRVRVGRPVSPVPSCLSMKSNTSMEQPYNFRGDQETGDQRVRVGRPVSPVPSCLSMKSNTSMEQPYNFRGDQETGDQRIHRSLESSHLEEKRSETSSLPKQDLTDSLERDEQHNESIKRAQQGLKTHLKKKFEYIFEGLATHSTLLNEIYTELYITEGGSGGVNNEHEVRQIESASKRQTTQETPIVCNDIFKPLPGQEKHIRTVLTKGIAGIGKTVSVQKFILDWAEGKANQDIDFIFTLPFRDLNLKKEGAFSLMQLLQHYFPQLKEIKSVEGDEVKVVFIFDGLDECRLPLHFQSNVICCNITESSSVDVLLTNLIKGNLLPSALLWITSRPAAANQIPPECIHQVTEVRGFNDLQKEKYFRKRIRDQKQASRIISHIQSSRSLYIMCHIPVFCWISATVLETMLGKVESGDLPKTLTEMYTHFLLIQTNVKNLKYCGSDETNPKTALDAKIILKLGQLASVQLEKGNLIFYEEDLKDSGIDVSEASVYSGVCTEIFKEERGLGQEKVYCFVHLSIQEYLAALFVFHSCVNENRNVLRVEESKPHSGRVQLSELHETAVDQALQSKNGHLDLFLRFLLGLSLDSIQTLLGGILTQTGSRSPVPGRQTRSRSSVSGRQTRSRSSVPDKQTKTEHRSESIGKTVQYIKKRIKPESSAERTINLFHCLNELNDNSFMEEIQNSGKLSDKELEPHQCSALAFVLLMSEEVLDEFDLKSYNTSEAGRQRLVPVVRNCRKAILNSCDLTEKSCEIVTSALQSSNSPLRGLDLSYNSLGDSGVELLMIPHCKLHRLGLNSCDLTEKSCEIVASALQSSNSPLRDLDLSCNNLGDSGVKLLCAGLMSPNCKLQRLGLGWCNLTEGCCDVLASVLRSPHSELSDLELRDNELQDSGVRALSAGLEDPHCKLQRLGLSGCRVTQRGCDSLASALCSNPSHLGELDLRYNHPGDSGVRALSAAKRDTLTLLVDHGRENRTKPGPRKYGCRLTLDPNTANRGLSLSEGNRKVTRTPRREEPYPDHPERFVDVSQVLCRERVCERCYWEAECRVSEGGLVLVAVAYKGIGRTGRGFDCRFGLNKNSWSMRCDKHNFQVCHKGTHTPIPAPCENRSAGVCDDGAGAGVCVYRVGVCVDRPAGTLSFYSVSDSDTLTLLHRFHTRFAENTPLCAGFRVDGSTVSLCQLE; translated from the exons GATCCACCGTTCACTGGAGTCCAGCCATTTAGAAGAGAAGAGATCAGAGACAAGTTCCTTACCAAAACAG gatctcactgactcactggagagagatgagcagcaca ATGAATCCATTAAAAGAGCCCAGCAGGGACTGAAAACCCATTTGAAGAAGAAgtttgaatacatatttgaaggTTTAGCAACACACTCAACCCTCCTCAATGAGATCTATACAGAGctctacatcacagaggggggaagtgggggggtcAATAATGAGCACGAGGTCAGACAGATTGAGTCAGCATCCAAGAGACAAACAACCCAGGAGACTCCAATCGTCTGCAATGACATCTTTAAGCCTTTACCTGGACAAGAGAAACACATCAGAACTGTGCTTACGAAGGGCATCGCTGGCATTGGGAAAAccgtctctgtgcagaagttcaTTCTGGACTGGGCAGAAGGAAAAGCCAATCAGGACATTGATTTCATCTTCACTCTTCCTTTCCGAGATCTGAATCTGAAGAAGGAAGGAGCATTCAGTCTGATGCAACTTCTGCAACACTACTTTCCACAACTGAAAGAGATCAAAAGTGTTGAAGgtgatgaagtcaaagttgtgTTTATCTTTGATGGTCTGGATGAATGTCGACTTCCTCTACATTTCCAAAGCAATGTGATCTGCTGTAATATAACAGAGTCATCATCAGTGGATGTGCTGCTGACCAACCTCATTAAGGGgaatctgcttccctctgctctcctctggatcacctcccgacctgcagcagccaatcagatccctcCTGAGTGCATCCACCAGGTGACAGAGGTACGAGGGTTCAATGACCTACAGAAGGAGAAGTACTTCAGAAAGAGAATCAGAGATCAGAAGCAGGCCAGCAGAATCATCTCACACATCCAGTCATCCAGGAGTCTCTACATCATGTGTCACATACCAGTCTTCTGCTGGATTTCTGCTACTGTTCTGGAGACAATGTTGGGTAAAGTAGAGAGTGGAGATCTGCCCAAAActctgactgaaatgtacacacacttcctgctcaTTCAGACTAATGTGAAGAATCTGAAGTATTGTGGCTCTGATGAAACAAACCCAAAGACAGCATTAGATGCAAAAATCATCCTGAAACTGGGGCAGCTGGCTTCTGTACAGCTGGAAAAGGGCAATCTGATATTCTATGAAGAGGACCTGAAAGACAGTGGCATTGATGTCAGTGAAGCTTCAGTGTACTCTGGGGTGTGCACAGAGATCTTTAAAGAGGAGCGTGGGTTGGGTCAGGAGAAGGTCTACTGCTTTGTGCATCTGAGCATTCAGGAGTATCTGGCCgccttgtttgtgtttcattcatgtgtaaatgagaacagaaatgtgCTCAGAGTAGAAGAATCAAAACCTCACAGTGGCAGAGTGCAGCTGTCTGAGTTACATGAGACTGCAGTGGATCAGGCCTTACAGAGTAAGAACGGACACCTGGACCTTTTCCTCCGATTCCTTCTCGGCCTCTCTCTGGACTCCATTCAGACCCTCTTAGGAGGaatactgacacagacaggaagcaggtCACCTGTACCAGGAAGGCAGACCAGAAGCAGGTCATCTGTTTCAGGAAGGCAGACAAGAAGCAGGTCATCTGTaccagacaaacagacaaagaCAGAACACAGATCCGAGAGCATTGGGAAAACAGTCCAGTACATTAAGAAGAGGATCAAACCGGAATCCTCAGCAGAGAGGACCATCAATCTGTTCCACTGTCTCAACGAATTGAACGACAACTCATTCATGGAGGAAATCCAAAATTCAGGAAAACTCTCTGATAAAGAGCTGGAACCCCACCAATGTTCAGCTCTGGCCTTTGTGTTACTGATGTCAGAGGAGGTCCTGGATGAGTTTGATTTGAAGAGCTACAACACATCAGAAGCAGGTCGTCAGAGACTGGTACCAGTAGTCAGAAACTGCAGGAAGGCCAT TCTGAACAGCTGTGATCTCACAGAGAAGTCCTGTGAGATTGTGACCTCAGCTCTCCAGTCGtcaaactcacccctgagaGGTCTGGACCTCAGCTACAATAGCCTGGGAGATTCAGGAGTGGAGCTGCTGATGATTCCACACTGTAAACTCCacagactggg ACTAAACAGCTGTGATCTCACAGAGAAGTCCTGTGAGATTGtggcctcagctctccagtcatcaaattcacccctgagagatctggacctcagctgcaataacctgggagattcaggagtgaagctgctctgtgctggactgatgagtccaaactgtaaactacagagactggg gctgggttggtgtaatctcacagagggctgctgtgatgttctggcctcagtcttgcgttctcctcactcagagctgagtgatctggagctgagagacaacgagctgcaggattcaggagtgagagcgctctctgctggactggaggacccacactgtaaactgcagagactggg gctgtcaggctgtagagtcacacagagaggctgtgattctctggcttcagctctgtgttcaaacccctcacacctgggagagctggacctgagatacaatcacccaggagactcaggagtgagagcgctgtctgctgctaaacgggacacactcacactgct CGTAGACCATGGAAGAGAGAACAGGACCAAACCAGGACCCAGGAAAT ACGGCTGTCGGCTCACACTGGATCCAAACACGGCGAACAGAGGGCTGTCTCTGTCCgaggggaacaggaaggtgacacgcacaccgaggagagaggagccatatcctgatcatccagagagatttgtaGATGTGTCCCAGgttctgtgcagagagagagtgtgtgagcgctgttactgggaggctgagtgcaGGGTGTCTGAGGGCGGGCTGGTTCTGGTAGCAGTGGCGTATAAAGGAATCGGCAGGACAGGGCGGGGTTTCGACTGTCGGTTCGGACTGAATAAAAACTCCTGGAGCATGAGGTGCGATAAACACAATTTCCAAGTCTGTCACAAGGGGACGCACACACCTATACCTGCTCCCTGTGAAAACCGCAGTGCAGGAGTGTGCGAtgatggtgctggtgcaggagtgtgtgtgtacagggtaggagtgtgtgtggaccgtccggctggcactctgtccttctacagcgtctctgactctgacacactgaccctcctgcacagattCCACACACGCTTCGCTGAAAacacacccctctgtgctgggtttAGAGTGGACGGCTCCACAGTGTCCCTCTGCCAACTGGAGTAG
- the LOC133118957 gene encoding NLR family CARD domain-containing protein 3-like isoform X3, translating into MCCELEDEFNWNLGFITNSQDPPFTGVQPFRREEIRDKFLTKTDESIKRAQQGLKTHLKKKFEYIFEGLATHSTLLNEIYTELYITEGGSGGVNNEHEVRQIESASKRQTTQETPIVCNDIFKPLPGQEKHIRTVLTKGIAGIGKTVSVQKFILDWAEGKANQDIDFIFTLPFRDLNLKKEGAFSLMQLLQHYFPQLKEIKSVEGDEVKVVFIFDGLDECRLPLHFQSNVICCNITESSSVDVLLTNLIKGNLLPSALLWITSRPAAANQIPPECIHQVTEVRGFNDLQKEKYFRKRIRDQKQASRIISHIQSSRSLYIMCHIPVFCWISATVLETMLGKVESGDLPKTLTEMYTHFLLIQTNVKNLKYCGSDETNPKTALDAKIILKLGQLASVQLEKGNLIFYEEDLKDSGIDVSEASVYSGVCTEIFKEERGLGQEKVYCFVHLSIQEYLAALFVFHSCVNENRNVLRVEESKPHSGRVQLSELHETAVDQALQSKNGHLDLFLRFLLGLSLDSIQTLLGGILTQTGSRSPVPGRQTRSRSSVSGRQTRSRSSVPDKQTKTEHRSESIGKTVQYIKKRIKPESSAERTINLFHCLNELNDNSFMEEIQNSGKLSDKELEPHQCSALAFVLLMSEEVLDEFDLKSYNTSEAGRQRLVPVVRNCRKAILNSCDLTEKSCEIVTSALQSSNSPLRGLDLSYNSLGDSGVELLMIPHCKLHRLGLNSCDLTEKSCEIVASALQSSNSPLRDLDLSCNNLGDSGVKLLCAGLMSPNCKLQRLGLGWCNLTEGCCDVLASVLRSPHSELSDLELRDNELQDSGVRALSAGLEDPHCKLQRLGLSGCRVTQRGCDSLASALCSNPSHLGELDLRYNHPGDSGVRALSAAKRDTLTLLVDHGRENRTKPGPRKYGCRLTLDPNTANRGLSLSEGNRKVTRTPRREEPYPDHPERFVDVSQVLCRERVCERCYWEAECRVSEGGLVLVAVAYKGIGRTGRGFDCRFGLNKNSWSMRCDKHNFQVCHKGTHTPIPAPCENRSAGVCDDGAGAGVCVYRVGVCVDRPAGTLSFYSVSDSDTLTLLHRFHTRFAENTPLCAGFRVDGSTVSLCQLE; encoded by the exons atgtgctgtgagttagaggatgagtttaactggaatcTCGGTTTTATCACTAATTCACAGGATCCACCGTTCACTGGAGTCCAGCCATTTAGAAGAGAAGAGATCAGAGACAAGTTCCTTACCAAAACAG ATGAATCCATTAAAAGAGCCCAGCAGGGACTGAAAACCCATTTGAAGAAGAAgtttgaatacatatttgaaggTTTAGCAACACACTCAACCCTCCTCAATGAGATCTATACAGAGctctacatcacagaggggggaagtgggggggtcAATAATGAGCACGAGGTCAGACAGATTGAGTCAGCATCCAAGAGACAAACAACCCAGGAGACTCCAATCGTCTGCAATGACATCTTTAAGCCTTTACCTGGACAAGAGAAACACATCAGAACTGTGCTTACGAAGGGCATCGCTGGCATTGGGAAAAccgtctctgtgcagaagttcaTTCTGGACTGGGCAGAAGGAAAAGCCAATCAGGACATTGATTTCATCTTCACTCTTCCTTTCCGAGATCTGAATCTGAAGAAGGAAGGAGCATTCAGTCTGATGCAACTTCTGCAACACTACTTTCCACAACTGAAAGAGATCAAAAGTGTTGAAGgtgatgaagtcaaagttgtgTTTATCTTTGATGGTCTGGATGAATGTCGACTTCCTCTACATTTCCAAAGCAATGTGATCTGCTGTAATATAACAGAGTCATCATCAGTGGATGTGCTGCTGACCAACCTCATTAAGGGgaatctgcttccctctgctctcctctggatcacctcccgacctgcagcagccaatcagatccctcCTGAGTGCATCCACCAGGTGACAGAGGTACGAGGGTTCAATGACCTACAGAAGGAGAAGTACTTCAGAAAGAGAATCAGAGATCAGAAGCAGGCCAGCAGAATCATCTCACACATCCAGTCATCCAGGAGTCTCTACATCATGTGTCACATACCAGTCTTCTGCTGGATTTCTGCTACTGTTCTGGAGACAATGTTGGGTAAAGTAGAGAGTGGAGATCTGCCCAAAActctgactgaaatgtacacacacttcctgctcaTTCAGACTAATGTGAAGAATCTGAAGTATTGTGGCTCTGATGAAACAAACCCAAAGACAGCATTAGATGCAAAAATCATCCTGAAACTGGGGCAGCTGGCTTCTGTACAGCTGGAAAAGGGCAATCTGATATTCTATGAAGAGGACCTGAAAGACAGTGGCATTGATGTCAGTGAAGCTTCAGTGTACTCTGGGGTGTGCACAGAGATCTTTAAAGAGGAGCGTGGGTTGGGTCAGGAGAAGGTCTACTGCTTTGTGCATCTGAGCATTCAGGAGTATCTGGCCgccttgtttgtgtttcattcatgtgtaaatgagaacagaaatgtgCTCAGAGTAGAAGAATCAAAACCTCACAGTGGCAGAGTGCAGCTGTCTGAGTTACATGAGACTGCAGTGGATCAGGCCTTACAGAGTAAGAACGGACACCTGGACCTTTTCCTCCGATTCCTTCTCGGCCTCTCTCTGGACTCCATTCAGACCCTCTTAGGAGGaatactgacacagacaggaagcaggtCACCTGTACCAGGAAGGCAGACCAGAAGCAGGTCATCTGTTTCAGGAAGGCAGACAAGAAGCAGGTCATCTGTaccagacaaacagacaaagaCAGAACACAGATCCGAGAGCATTGGGAAAACAGTCCAGTACATTAAGAAGAGGATCAAACCGGAATCCTCAGCAGAGAGGACCATCAATCTGTTCCACTGTCTCAACGAATTGAACGACAACTCATTCATGGAGGAAATCCAAAATTCAGGAAAACTCTCTGATAAAGAGCTGGAACCCCACCAATGTTCAGCTCTGGCCTTTGTGTTACTGATGTCAGAGGAGGTCCTGGATGAGTTTGATTTGAAGAGCTACAACACATCAGAAGCAGGTCGTCAGAGACTGGTACCAGTAGTCAGAAACTGCAGGAAGGCCAT TCTGAACAGCTGTGATCTCACAGAGAAGTCCTGTGAGATTGTGACCTCAGCTCTCCAGTCGtcaaactcacccctgagaGGTCTGGACCTCAGCTACAATAGCCTGGGAGATTCAGGAGTGGAGCTGCTGATGATTCCACACTGTAAACTCCacagactggg ACTAAACAGCTGTGATCTCACAGAGAAGTCCTGTGAGATTGtggcctcagctctccagtcatcaaattcacccctgagagatctggacctcagctgcaataacctgggagattcaggagtgaagctgctctgtgctggactgatgagtccaaactgtaaactacagagactggg gctgggttggtgtaatctcacagagggctgctgtgatgttctggcctcagtcttgcgttctcctcactcagagctgagtgatctggagctgagagacaacgagctgcaggattcaggagtgagagcgctctctgctggactggaggacccacactgtaaactgcagagactggg gctgtcaggctgtagagtcacacagagaggctgtgattctctggcttcagctctgtgttcaaacccctcacacctgggagagctggacctgagatacaatcacccaggagactcaggagtgagagcgctgtctgctgctaaacgggacacactcacactgct CGTAGACCATGGAAGAGAGAACAGGACCAAACCAGGACCCAGGAAAT ACGGCTGTCGGCTCACACTGGATCCAAACACGGCGAACAGAGGGCTGTCTCTGTCCgaggggaacaggaaggtgacacgcacaccgaggagagaggagccatatcctgatcatccagagagatttgtaGATGTGTCCCAGgttctgtgcagagagagagtgtgtgagcgctgttactgggaggctgagtgcaGGGTGTCTGAGGGCGGGCTGGTTCTGGTAGCAGTGGCGTATAAAGGAATCGGCAGGACAGGGCGGGGTTTCGACTGTCGGTTCGGACTGAATAAAAACTCCTGGAGCATGAGGTGCGATAAACACAATTTCCAAGTCTGTCACAAGGGGACGCACACACCTATACCTGCTCCCTGTGAAAACCGCAGTGCAGGAGTGTGCGAtgatggtgctggtgcaggagtgtgtgtgtacagggtaggagtgtgtgtggaccgtccggctggcactctgtccttctacagcgtctctgactctgacacactgaccctcctgcacagattCCACACACGCTTCGCTGAAAacacacccctctgtgctgggtttAGAGTGGACGGCTCCACAGTGTCCCTCTGCCAACTGGAGTAG